The Candidatus Lokiarchaeota archaeon genome window below encodes:
- a CDS encoding GTP-binding protein, translated as MILETNHRRSQVEGASKVNTEPASHMFKAVALGDGAVGKTSCIKRYTEDSFSEKYIMTIGTTFALKTVEAKTPDNRTVNARVVLWDLAGQPTYNELRRRYMAGASMAIIVYDVTRPQTFLNVGEWFYRFTTVCPNAVVTVVANKIDRNDRLVPREAGEMVRDWLDVEHFETSAKTGENITKMFNNLVSRSIEKQAQMGKLGSMVQDARKTGM; from the coding sequence ATGATTCTGGAAACGAACCACAGACGGAGTCAAGTAGAAGGAGCATCGAAAGTGAATACCGAACCCGCGAGTCACATGTTCAAAGCTGTTGCACTCGGAGACGGTGCAGTCGGCAAGACCAGCTGTATCAAGAGGTATACGGAAGATTCTTTCAGCGAGAAATACATCATGACAATAGGCACGACTTTTGCTTTAAAGACTGTTGAAGCAAAGACTCCAGATAATAGAACGGTCAATGCCAGAGTTGTCTTGTGGGACCTAGCTGGGCAGCCCACGTACAACGAGCTTCGACGGCGATACATGGCTGGGGCGAGTATGGCGATTATTGTCTATGATGTGACACGGCCACAAACGTTCTTGAACGTTGGAGAATGGTTTTATCGCTTTACGACAGTCTGTCCTAATGCAGTCGTGACAGTTGTAGCGAATAAGATCGACAGGAATGACAGATTAGTACCTCGGGAAGCAGGTGAAATGGTACGAGACTGGCTTGATGTCGAGCACTTCGAGACATCTGCGAAGACGGGCGAAAATATCACTAAGATGTTCAACAATCTTGTATCCCGATCCATTGAAAAGCAGGCCCAGATGGGTAAGCTAGGCAGTATGGTGCAAGACGCTCGAAAGACAGGAATGTAA
- a CDS encoding adenylosuccinate synthase: MTNLVVIGLEFGDEGKGKVVDYLAEAYDITVRFQGGCNAGHTVETSGKSFKFRLIPSGAIRGKKAVIGNGVVVDPSVLAAEIEELHEAGIQFDFVVSDRAHITTPYHIQLDELQEKAKGKDKVGTTKSGIGPSYASKAHRTGLRAGDFCSEDAEERWNQYLQQSKRMIEHAYAAKLTESPNSVWSSLKSHMGTLEEYVGESGAVLREAIRSGQRVLFEGAQGTLLDIDHGTYPYVTSSNCIAAAAATGSGVPPNALDTILGVFKAYTTRVGSGPFPTELHGDTADLLRNQGKEFGTVTGRPRRCGWLDLVALNYAIHLNGATHLAMSKLDVMSGVDPIKVCTKYALDGEEIDSFPASSEQAEKVEPIYTSMEGWQTSMEEFRANALSRGFDGLPDAAKAYVQFVESKTDTDVALLSIGPKRQDTLILNDRIM; the protein is encoded by the coding sequence ATGACAAACCTCGTTGTTATCGGGCTCGAGTTTGGTGATGAAGGCAAGGGCAAGGTAGTGGATTATCTTGCTGAAGCTTACGATATTACCGTCCGATTTCAGGGTGGTTGCAATGCCGGTCATACAGTAGAGACCTCCGGTAAAAGCTTCAAGTTCCGTCTGATTCCATCAGGAGCTATCCGGGGAAAAAAGGCAGTGATTGGAAATGGCGTGGTGGTAGATCCTTCCGTCTTAGCAGCTGAGATTGAAGAACTGCACGAAGCAGGAATCCAGTTCGATTTTGTTGTCAGTGATCGTGCACATATAACTACTCCGTATCATATTCAGCTGGACGAGCTGCAGGAGAAGGCGAAGGGCAAGGATAAGGTAGGTACTACTAAGAGCGGGATTGGCCCGTCATATGCATCAAAGGCTCATCGAACAGGACTACGGGCTGGAGATTTCTGCAGTGAAGACGCAGAAGAACGATGGAATCAATACCTGCAGCAATCGAAACGTATGATTGAACATGCCTATGCGGCTAAACTGACGGAGTCGCCCAATTCAGTTTGGTCTTCTCTCAAATCACATATGGGCACTCTTGAAGAGTATGTGGGTGAGAGCGGGGCTGTACTCCGTGAGGCAATCCGAAGTGGTCAACGGGTCCTCTTCGAAGGAGCTCAGGGAACCCTACTAGACATCGACCACGGGACCTATCCTTACGTTACAAGCTCCAATTGCATCGCTGCTGCGGCTGCTACCGGCAGCGGAGTCCCACCGAATGCATTGGACACGATTCTGGGTGTCTTCAAGGCATATACCACCAGAGTTGGCTCTGGCCCGTTCCCAACTGAGTTGCATGGTGATACTGCTGATTTGCTACGGAACCAAGGAAAGGAATTTGGTACGGTAACAGGGCGCCCTCGGCGGTGTGGGTGGCTTGATTTGGTGGCTTTGAACTACGCTATTCATCTCAACGGAGCAACTCATTTGGCAATGAGCAAACTCGATGTAATGTCTGGTGTGGATCCAATCAAGGTGTGTACCAAATATGCTCTAGACGGCGAGGAAATCGATTCTTTTCCTGCTTCGAGTGAACAAGCTGAAAAAGTAGAACCTATATACACGAGCATGGAGGGCTGGCAGACTTCCATGGAAGAATTCAGAGCCAATGCGCTCAGTCGTGGTTTTGATGGATTACCAGACGCAGCGAAGGCCTATGTCCAGTTTGTCGAATCTAAGACGGATACCGATGTGGCTCTCTTGTCTATTGGCCCAAAGCGGCAAGACACGCTGATTCTGAATGATAGAATTATGTAA
- a CDS encoding geranylgeranyl reductase family protein: MTLLRPDVCIVGSGSAGCVVARRCSEMGLKTLVLERKPKGKIGEKVCGDEVSKSHFEATGINMPGPDEVSTTISGADIFPPSFDNELKVRGWDEFDGWTLDRKAFGQRLLREALDSGAKIKTRCHVSKPIIQGNNVVGVQYKDLEDNSEKHVYSKLVIDASGYPAAIRSNLEVDMVEPTIRKEDVALCYREILKLRMPLAEPHVARVFLGSSIAPQGYAWIFPKDRQIVNAGIGITGGRKSESPRKYFEEFKDNYPLLSGSEVLTGAGGAVPVRRPVHSLVAGGVAFVGDAALQVNPIHGGGIGPGMRAGIVLGEVAKMAIACQDLSAAGLWQYNLRYQRNYGKRLASLEIFRRLLENVTDEEMDFGFEKRLLTAEDLMSANRGEGFSIGIYDKLKRFFRGVSKIGLLRRIQKAAKLMKEMQDAYRAYPAHPEDLEVWETQISEILEDAAFE; the protein is encoded by the coding sequence ATTACGTTGCTACGTCCCGATGTCTGCATTGTTGGTTCAGGATCAGCTGGATGCGTTGTGGCTCGACGCTGTTCTGAGATGGGATTGAAGACCTTAGTCCTTGAAAGAAAGCCAAAGGGCAAAATTGGAGAGAAGGTCTGTGGAGACGAAGTAAGTAAGTCTCATTTCGAGGCAACGGGCATTAATATGCCCGGGCCAGATGAAGTATCTACAACCATTTCGGGTGCGGATATATTTCCACCTTCATTCGATAACGAGTTGAAAGTCCGTGGTTGGGATGAATTTGATGGCTGGACCCTTGATAGGAAAGCTTTCGGACAAAGATTACTTCGTGAAGCGCTTGATAGTGGGGCAAAAATCAAAACAAGATGTCATGTCTCGAAGCCTATTATCCAAGGTAACAACGTTGTAGGAGTACAATATAAGGATCTAGAAGACAACTCAGAGAAACATGTGTATTCCAAACTTGTGATTGATGCTAGTGGGTATCCTGCCGCAATTCGTAGCAATCTCGAGGTTGATATGGTTGAGCCTACTATTCGGAAGGAGGATGTTGCACTATGCTACCGAGAAATTCTAAAGCTGAGAATGCCACTTGCAGAACCGCATGTGGCTAGAGTATTCTTAGGTAGTTCGATTGCACCACAAGGCTATGCATGGATTTTTCCAAAGGACCGACAGATAGTAAATGCAGGCATTGGGATTACCGGTGGAAGAAAGAGTGAATCCCCTAGGAAGTACTTCGAGGAATTCAAAGATAATTACCCACTACTTTCAGGTAGTGAGGTACTGACAGGAGCTGGTGGTGCTGTGCCAGTCAGAAGACCAGTACATTCGCTGGTGGCTGGAGGAGTTGCTTTTGTTGGTGATGCCGCCCTACAGGTCAATCCGATCCATGGTGGGGGTATAGGGCCAGGAATGAGAGCGGGAATAGTCTTAGGGGAAGTTGCCAAGATGGCCATCGCATGTCAAGATCTCAGTGCAGCCGGTCTATGGCAATACAATCTCAGATATCAGAGAAACTACGGCAAACGTCTTGCTTCTCTTGAAATCTTCAGAAGGTTGCTTGAGAACGTGACAGATGAAGAAATGGATTTTGGATTTGAAAAACGGCTCCTAACAGCAGAGGATTTAATGTCTGCTAATCGGGGAGAGGGTTTCTCGATTGGAATATATGACAAATTGAAGAGATTCTTCAGAGGCGTCTCCAAAATCGGACTGCTTCGAAGGATTCAGAAAGCAGCAAAGCTCATGAAAGAAATGCAAGACGCATACAGGGCCTATCCAGCGCATCCTGAAGATTTGGAGGTCTGGGAGACGCAGATTTCCGAAATCCTCGAAGATGCCGCTTTTGAATAG
- the radA gene encoding DNA repair and recombination protein RadA, whose amino-acid sequence MGLLTPEVITIPPDEDADYEEFEDEEDESELADVELTDLPGVGPAISKRLREAGFKSAESIAVASPNELAAAGSIGETTATKIIKAAREMLDIGFETADLLLERRKNAGMISTGSKAVDELLGGGIETQGLTEMYGSFRSGKTQMAHQLAVNVQRPREEGGLEATAIFVDTEGTFRPERLVHMAEAVGLDTDDVLKNVVWARAYNSDHQILLCDQAMEMAPEKGARLLIVDSVMSHFRAEYTGRGTLAARQQKLNKHLHHLQRGSEINNMAVYVTNQVMSRPDAFFGDPTAPVGGHVLAHVPLVRCYLRKSKGERRICRLVDSPNLPEGEAVFTIQKDGIRDV is encoded by the coding sequence ATGGGTTTACTCACGCCGGAGGTAATTACTATTCCCCCAGATGAAGACGCAGATTATGAGGAATTCGAGGATGAAGAAGACGAAAGCGAATTAGCGGATGTGGAGCTAACAGACCTTCCTGGTGTTGGTCCAGCAATAAGCAAACGTCTCCGTGAGGCTGGCTTCAAAAGCGCAGAATCTATTGCTGTTGCATCACCCAATGAGCTGGCTGCTGCTGGCTCGATAGGAGAAACTACTGCTACCAAAATCATCAAGGCAGCAAGGGAGATGCTGGATATTGGTTTTGAAACCGCAGATTTGCTACTAGAAAGGCGAAAGAACGCTGGTATGATTTCAACTGGATCAAAGGCAGTTGACGAGCTTCTTGGAGGCGGCATTGAGACCCAAGGACTAACAGAAATGTATGGTTCATTCAGGTCTGGAAAAACTCAGATGGCCCATCAACTTGCAGTTAATGTTCAGCGTCCGCGAGAAGAGGGGGGCCTTGAGGCGACTGCTATTTTCGTTGACACCGAAGGCACATTTCGACCTGAAAGATTGGTACATATGGCTGAAGCAGTTGGTCTCGATACTGATGATGTTCTCAAAAACGTTGTATGGGCTCGCGCTTACAATTCGGATCATCAAATTCTTCTTTGCGATCAAGCAATGGAAATGGCACCGGAAAAAGGCGCCCGCCTGCTTATCGTTGACTCAGTTATGAGTCATTTTCGAGCCGAATACACTGGCAGAGGTACACTTGCTGCTAGACAGCAGAAGCTTAACAAACACCTTCACCATCTACAGCGAGGTTCTGAAATCAACAATATGGCGGTATACGTAACTAACCAGGTCATGTCACGCCCTGACGCCTTCTTTGGCGACCCGACTGCTCCCGTAGGGGGTCACGTACTGGCCCATGTTCCATTGGTTAGATGTTACCTTCGAAAATCCAAGGGTGAACGAAGAATCTGCCGTCTAGTTGATTCCCCTAATCTACCCGAAGGCGAAGCAGTATTCACAATACAGAAAGATGGAATTCGTGACGTATGA